The Osmerus eperlanus chromosome 22, fOsmEpe2.1, whole genome shotgun sequence genome window below encodes:
- the atp5md gene encoding ATP synthase membrane subunit DAPIT, mitochondrial — protein MGGHDSGSQHQFTGIAKYFNAYTITGRRNCVLATYASIAAIVLLFKLKPKKQAAITN, from the exons ATGGGCGGACACGACTCTGGATCTCAGCACCAGTTCACTGGCATTGCCAAGTACTTCAACGCATACACCATCACAGGAAGGAGGAAT TGTGTATTGGCCACCTACGCCAGCATAGCCGCCATCGTCCTCCTATTCAAACTGAAGCCCAAGAAGCAAGCAGCGATCACCAACTGA
- the taf5 gene encoding transcription initiation factor TFIID subunit 5 — MAAVQGGQIDPEGEKDIKTEPSNDGSGNNNANDGGVLSSSPGATSSSGTTKTLTAGAEDQQTLLAVLQFLKRNKLSESVDILRREAGLSDDADDSKVSDTAGSGLGSTVNVDAEGGDANSLLNRVTIATAAPPATAAPAPTKVPASGGEDQPDVNVVLSAYSQQGDPPLYQVYYSGLKKFIESVLDCHRAELSQVFYPLFVHMYLELVYNNHEMEAKAFFEKFSGDQECYYEEDLRILSSLTKKEHMKGNETLLDFRTSKFVLRISRDSYQLLKRHLQERQNNQIWNIIQEHLYIDIFDGMPRSKGQIDAMSGSLAGEGKRDANKAKVFYGLLKEPEIEVPLDDEDEEAENEEGKPKKKKPKKDSMGNKSKKQDPNAPQQNRIPLPELKDSDKLDKIMNMKEATKKIRLGPDNLPSICFYSFLNAYQGLTAVDFTDDSSLIAGGFADSTVRVWSVTPKKLRRVKSAADLSLIDKESDDVLERIMDEKTASESKILYGHSGPVYGISFSPDRNYLLSSSEDGTVRLWSLQTYTCLVGYKGHNYPVWDTQFSPYGYYFISGGHDRVARLWATDHYQPLRMFAGHLADITCTRFHPNSNYVATGSADRTIRLWDILTGNCVRILTGHKGPIHALAFSPNGKFMASGATDGRVLLWDIGHGLMIGDLKGHTDTIYSLKFSRDGEILASASMDNTVKLWDSMKAFDELETDDFTMATGHIHLPENSKELLLGTYLTKSTPVIHLHFTRRNLLLAAGAYNPC, encoded by the exons ATGGCGGCTGTACAAGGTGGTCAGATCGACCCGGAGGGTGAAAAAGATATTAAAACAGAACCATCAAACGATGGGTCAGGAAACAATAATGCAAACGATGGAGGAGTACTTTCTTCATCTCCTGGTGCCACGTCTTCTAGCGGAACAACGAAAACTTTAACTGCAGGGGCCGAAGATCAGCAGACCTTGCTAGCGGTGTTGCAATTTCTCAAGAGAAATAAATTGTCGGAGTCTGTAGACATTTTGCGGCGTGAAGCCGGTTTAtcagatgatgcagatgattcAAAGGTATCGGATACTGCAGGATCGGGCTTGGGAAGTACCGTGAATGTTGATGCTGAAGGCGGGGATGCCAACTCTCTTCTGAACCGGGTGACCATAGCCACCGCCGCTCCCCCAGCCACAGCGGCACCGGCGCCAACAAAAG tGCCGGCGTCAGGCGGTGAGGATCAACCCGACGTCAACGTTGTCCTGTCTGCATACAGCCAGCAGGGGGATCCCCCACTATACCAAGTCTACTATAGCGGCTTGAAGAAGTTTATCGAGTCTGTTCTCGATTGTCACCGAGCTGAGTTGTCCCAGGTCTTCTACCCTCTCTTCGTCCACATGTACCTGGAACTTGTGTACAACAACCACGAGATGGAGGCAAAGGCTTTCTTCGAAAA GTTCAGCGGGGACCAGGAGTGCTACTACGAGGAGGACCTGCGTATCCTCTCCAGCCTGACCAAGAAGGAACACATGAAGGGCAACGAGACCCTGCTGGACTTCAGGACCAGCAAGTTCGTCCTGAGGATCTCCAGGGACTCGTACCAGCTCCTGAAGAGGCACCTCCAGGAGCGCCAGAACAACCAGATTTGGAACATCATCCAGGAGCACCTCTACATCGACATCTTCGACGGCATGCCGCGCAGCAAGGGCCAGATCGACGCCATGTCCGGGAGTCTGGCCGGGGAGGGCAAGAGGGATGCAAACAAAGctaag GTGTTCTACGGCCTGCTGAAGGAGCCGGAGATCGAGGTGCCCCTGgacgacgaggacgaggaggcggagaACGAGGAGGGCAAACCCAAGAAGAAGAAGCCCAAGAAGGACAGCATGGGCAACAAGAGCAAGAAGCAGGACCCCAACGCCCCCCAGCAGAACAG GATTCCTCTCCCAGAGCTGAAGGACTCTGACAAGCTGGACAAAATCATGAACATGAAGGAGGCTACTAAGAAGATCAGACTGGGGCCGGACAACCTGCCCTCAATCTGCTTCTACTCTTTCCTCAACGCATACCAG GGTCTGACGGCGGTGGACTTCACGGACGATTCCAGCCTGATTGCGGGGGGCTTCGCGGACTCCACCGTCAGGGTGTGGAGCGTAACGCCCAAGAAGCTGCGCAGGGTCAAGTCAGCAGCAG ACCTCAGTCTGATAGACAAGGAGTCTGACGATGTGCTGGAGAGGATCATGGATGAGAAGACAGCCAGCGAGTCCAAAATCCTCTACGGGCACAGCGGGCCAGTTTACGGCATCAGCTTCAGCCCTGACAG GAACTACCTGCTGTCCAGTTCCGAGGACGGCACCGTGCGACTGTGGAGCCTCCAGACGTACACCTGTTTGGTGGGGTACAAAGGACACAACTACCCCGTCTGGGACACCCAGTTCTCCCCCTACGGGTACTACTTCATCTCTGGAGGGCACGACAGGGTGGCACG ttTGTGGGCCACTGATCACTACCAGCCGCTGCGTATGTTCGCCGGCCACCTGGCGGACATCACCTGCACCCGCTTCCACCCCAACTCTAACTACGTGGCCACCGGCTCGGCCGACCGCACCATCCGCCTCTGGGACATCCTCACGGGGAACTGCGTCCGCATCTTAACCGGTcacaag GGCCCTATCCATGCCCTGGCCTTCTCACCCAACGGGAAGTTCATGGCGTCTGGAGCCACTGATGGCAGAGTGCTGCTGTGGGACATTGGCCACGGCCTGATGATAGGAGATCTGAAGGGCCACACTGACACCATCTACTCCCTCAAGTTCAGCAGAGACGGAGAGATCCTCGCCTCAG CTTCCATGGACAACACCGTCAAGCTATGGGACTCCATGAAGGCGTTCGACGAGTTGGAGACCGACGACTTCACCATGGCCACGGGTCACATCCATTTACCAGAGAACTCCAAGGAGCTTCTACTGGGCACCTACCTGACCAAGTCGACCCCCGTCATACACCTCCACTTCACCCGTAGGAATCTACTGCTCGCTGCAGGCGCTTACAACCCCTGCTGA